The following coding sequences lie in one Pirellulales bacterium genomic window:
- the dacB gene encoding D-alanyl-D-alanine carboxypeptidase/D-alanyl-D-alanine-endopeptidase, translating to MSVASRHYVLLIWGALLASFCVRPSAAEGLAEKFQTIVAQPEFRTAQWGLLVADLESGEVLYEYQADKLFAPASTTKLYSVAAALAQFGKDFRFETPLVRRGEVSNDGRLEGDLILIASGDPTLGGRSVESDQIAFTNGDHTYANSSKKTELTAPDPLAGLNALAKQVADAGINHIAGDVLIDDRLFDLDESTGSGPSRLTPIMVNDNVIDVVVSPGEVGKPAFVDWRPKSATFSVDAQAQTVAAGGKLDLDVFFAAPNRILVRGTIPADSKPVVRIVEVTDPATFARILLIEALERAGVNVKARLAAANARDRLPDRDQTAQLPRVALLTSPPLSEEAKLILKVSHNLHASTLPLLLAARHGKRTLEQGLRIQAGVLHELGVDVDTISFGGGAGGARADYITPRATVSLLRHMATRDDFDVYLAALPILGVDGTLAEAVSADSPARGTAQAKTGTLYWRNNLDGGFLLQSKALAGYLTAASGRRLVFALFVNNALLDNADGTGRIGRTLGNVCEKIHESY from the coding sequence ATGTCCGTCGCGTCGCGCCACTACGTGCTGTTGATCTGGGGAGCGCTGCTAGCCTCGTTCTGCGTTCGGCCCAGCGCGGCCGAGGGGTTGGCAGAAAAGTTCCAGACGATTGTGGCGCAGCCGGAGTTCCGCACCGCGCAGTGGGGATTGCTGGTGGCCGATCTCGAATCGGGTGAAGTGCTGTACGAATACCAAGCGGACAAGCTTTTCGCGCCGGCCTCGACGACCAAGCTCTATTCGGTGGCCGCGGCCCTGGCGCAGTTCGGCAAGGATTTTCGCTTCGAAACGCCGCTGGTGCGGCGCGGTGAAGTCTCGAACGACGGCCGCCTGGAGGGAGATCTCATCCTCATCGCCAGCGGCGACCCGACCCTGGGAGGCCGCAGCGTCGAGTCGGATCAGATCGCCTTCACCAACGGCGATCACACCTATGCCAATAGCTCGAAGAAAACCGAGCTGACGGCGCCCGATCCGCTCGCCGGCTTGAACGCCTTGGCCAAACAGGTCGCCGACGCCGGCATCAATCACATCGCCGGCGACGTCCTCATCGACGATCGCCTGTTCGATCTCGACGAGAGCACGGGCAGCGGGCCCTCGCGCCTGACGCCGATCATGGTGAACGATAATGTCATCGACGTCGTCGTGTCGCCGGGCGAAGTTGGCAAGCCGGCGTTCGTCGACTGGCGTCCGAAGTCGGCCACCTTCTCGGTCGACGCCCAGGCTCAAACCGTGGCGGCCGGTGGCAAGCTCGACCTCGATGTCTTCTTTGCCGCGCCGAATCGTATCCTGGTGCGCGGCACTATTCCGGCCGACTCGAAACCGGTGGTGCGGATCGTCGAGGTAACCGATCCCGCCACGTTCGCGCGAATTTTACTGATCGAGGCGTTGGAACGAGCGGGGGTGAACGTCAAGGCACGTCTCGCGGCGGCCAACGCCAGGGATCGCTTGCCCGATCGCGATCAGACGGCCCAGTTGCCGCGCGTCGCCCTGCTCACTTCTCCCCCGCTGAGCGAGGAAGCCAAGCTGATTCTGAAGGTCAGTCACAACCTGCACGCGAGCACGCTGCCACTGCTCCTGGCCGCGCGTCACGGAAAGCGCACGCTCGAACAAGGCCTACGCATCCAGGCCGGCGTACTTCATGAGCTGGGCGTCGACGTCGACACGATCTCGTTCGGGGGCGGCGCCGGCGGGGCTCGAGCCGACTATATCACGCCCCGTGCCACGGTATCGCTGCTGCGGCACATGGCCACCCGCGACGACTTCGACGTCTATCTCGCGGCGCTACCGATCCTGGGCGTCGACGGCACTCTGGCCGAGGCCGTCTCCGCCGACAGTCCCGCCCGAGGCACAGCGCAGGCCAAGACCGGAACCCTCTACTGGCGGAACAATCTCGACGGCGGCTTTCTGCTGCAGAGCAAAGCCTTGGCCGGGTATCTGACCGCGGCGAGTGGCCGTCGCCTCGTCTTCGCGCTCTTCGTCAATAACGCGTTGCTCGACAACGCCGACGGCACCGGTAGGATCGGCCGCACCCTGGGGAACGTGTGCGAGAAGATCCACGAATCGTATTAG
- a CDS encoding SDR family NAD(P)-dependent oxidoreductase codes for MQPVTFLTGASSGIGRALAPLLAADGHAVALVARRVHLLDEVAETIRAAGGRALPIECDVADFSSVQLAVQRCEDELGPVDRLIANAGMGRPTPVRNFRSSDFEVALATNFMGLVYCVEATLPGMLRRGGGQIVGVSSPAGWRGIPGSGAYSSSKAAMTNLLESLRIELLDQRVSVTTIEPGFVRTEMTDQNDFQMPFLLEPEDAARRIHRAILRRRRVFAFPWQIKVLFKSTNLLPLAIYDRLFARLTRQRNAFAEEQSR; via the coding sequence ATGCAGCCGGTGACTTTTCTGACGGGGGCCTCCTCGGGGATCGGCCGCGCACTCGCTCCGCTACTGGCCGCCGACGGTCATGCCGTGGCCTTGGTGGCGCGGCGCGTCCACCTGCTCGATGAAGTCGCCGAGACGATTCGCGCGGCCGGGGGGCGGGCCTTGCCGATCGAGTGCGACGTCGCCGACTTCAGCTCGGTACAACTCGCCGTGCAGCGCTGCGAAGACGAGCTAGGCCCCGTCGATCGCCTGATCGCGAACGCCGGCATGGGACGACCCACGCCGGTCAGGAACTTTCGCTCGTCCGACTTTGAGGTCGCCTTGGCCACAAACTTCATGGGCCTGGTCTACTGCGTCGAAGCCACCCTGCCAGGCATGTTACGGCGCGGCGGGGGCCAGATCGTGGGCGTCAGCAGCCCCGCAGGTTGGCGCGGCATCCCCGGCAGTGGCGCTTACTCGTCGAGCAAGGCGGCCATGACCAATCTGCTCGAGAGTCTCCGCATCGAGCTGCTGGATCAACGCGTCTCGGTCACGACGATCGAGCCTGGCTTCGTGCGAACCGAGATGACCGACCAGAACGATTTCCAGATGCCCTTCCTGCTGGAGCCCGAGGATGCGGCACGGCGGATTCATCGCGCGATTCTCCGGCGGCGGCGCGTGTTCGCGTTTCCCTGGCAGATCAAGGTTTTGTTCAAGTCGACCAATCTGCTACCCCTGGCCATCTACGATCGCCTGTTTGCTCGTCTGACCCGCCAGCGGAATGCCTTCGCGGAGGAACAATCGCGCTAG
- a CDS encoding energy transducer TonB: MPADGSPPSSDGAPPLVPPQGSLPAGFPLPARGQQPPIIVDDPFPPRLLNNVPPLYPRQARREGKQGTVLLRLEVMEHGAVSRVELLSSSGHEMLDLAAIEAVRGWRYAPVRQGGKPIRWAGRLPVNFVLD; the protein is encoded by the coding sequence TTGCCAGCCGATGGATCGCCACCGTCCTCCGACGGAGCGCCCCCGCTCGTTCCACCGCAGGGTAGTCTGCCAGCGGGTTTTCCCCTGCCGGCGCGAGGGCAGCAGCCGCCGATCATCGTCGACGATCCGTTTCCGCCGCGACTGCTAAACAACGTGCCCCCGTTGTATCCGCGCCAAGCGCGGCGCGAGGGAAAGCAAGGCACGGTGCTGCTGCGGCTGGAAGTGATGGAGCATGGGGCGGTTTCGCGCGTGGAATTGCTCTCTTCGAGCGGCCACGAGATGCTCGACCTGGCCGCCATCGAGGCCGTCCGCGGCTGGCGTTATGCCCCCGTTCGCCAGGGTGGCAAGCCGATTCGTTGGGCCGGTCGCCTGCCGGTGAACTTCGTGCTCGACTGA
- a CDS encoding TonB-dependent receptor, with protein MRRRTTPLAIVLALLTALATPVAAESEESREKSSRSRTKARPVARLQEPVPEIPLPPVEVRPEEEAPAPAPNEPRPPQRGGAPNQPSDTAPESASDDLLPELSGAGTENDLTSMSQNIGRNPFDLPYSYPSLREQDFAGLNSATRDSTSLFDNPSFATIIDRSQLNERDASDMFRALQYEVGVLMQATARGQASPFLRGLTGQQVLLLVDGVRLNNSTYRAGPNQYFNLIDPGMVDRVEIVRGPEGVVWGADAIGGVINVVSRSASPFRGNYGFPTFTEYFGTADTSSYSRGNIEGWVGNSGVFAGGSYLNVNDLDRGGSLGRQPFTNFHQYAGDVKYNYLLSSDWMLTADVQHFEQLDLPRSDRFPPFVLGPPANTPRPTWFNPQQRDMAYLRLQGVAYSGLFDAASSTVSYQRNKEAVTEIRSATRTDQGEFDVNTFGYDLVFAKDLESFGSLTYGCDIYYDHIDSFRNQINPQTGVSVPSTPQFPDGSTYDRMGTFLSWRVPLVDRLDAVTGVRYENANAQAVPTVNNVRVPFKRNYRDWITSAGLIYSATDNLNIVGNVSEGYRAPNLDDLTADNTVLQNGTDLPSLDVDPEHPINYEIGFKVDTPRLRMQVFQFWTDLRNQILRQAVDANGNPVPDVIVNGVRVPGSSNFVRANFDCYMYGTELAGEYLLEDGWSLYGNYWYTYGLDRSRSEPLSRVPPMQGIVGFRWRDEYDRNWFDIFTWLVDRQDRYAAQNNVDSRFIAGGTPGYATLNMRVGKNFGECLNHRVSMSLENITDKAYRVLGSGVDGPGINAVFGYEYLH; from the coding sequence ATGCGTCGCCGCACAACACCACTTGCCATCGTGCTAGCTCTGCTCACAGCGCTAGCAACGCCAGTAGCAGCAGAAAGCGAGGAGAGTCGCGAGAAGTCGAGCCGCTCGCGGACCAAGGCCCGGCCCGTCGCGCGGCTACAAGAGCCCGTGCCCGAGATCCCTTTGCCTCCGGTCGAAGTTCGCCCGGAGGAAGAAGCCCCCGCGCCAGCACCGAACGAACCACGACCGCCGCAACGTGGCGGCGCGCCGAATCAACCCTCCGACACCGCGCCGGAAAGTGCGTCGGACGATCTGCTCCCCGAGCTGAGCGGCGCCGGCACGGAAAACGATTTGACTTCGATGTCGCAGAACATCGGCCGCAACCCGTTCGATCTTCCCTACAGCTATCCTAGCCTGCGCGAGCAGGATTTCGCCGGTCTGAATAGTGCCACGCGCGACAGCACGTCGCTCTTCGATAATCCGTCGTTCGCCACGATCATCGATCGCAGCCAGCTCAACGAGCGCGACGCATCGGACATGTTCCGCGCGCTGCAGTACGAAGTGGGCGTGCTGATGCAGGCAACGGCCCGCGGTCAGGCCAGCCCTTTCCTGCGTGGTCTGACGGGCCAGCAAGTGCTGCTGCTGGTCGATGGCGTGCGGCTCAACAACTCGACCTACCGTGCCGGACCGAATCAGTATTTCAACCTGATCGATCCCGGGATGGTCGACCGCGTCGAGATCGTGCGCGGCCCCGAGGGCGTGGTGTGGGGGGCCGACGCGATCGGCGGCGTGATCAACGTCGTGTCGCGCAGCGCCTCGCCGTTCCGCGGCAACTATGGCTTTCCGACCTTTACCGAGTATTTCGGCACCGCCGACACGTCGTCGTACAGCCGCGGCAATATCGAAGGCTGGGTCGGCAACAGCGGCGTCTTTGCCGGTGGCAGCTACCTGAACGTGAACGATCTCGACCGCGGCGGCTCGCTCGGTCGTCAGCCCTTCACGAACTTTCACCAGTACGCGGGAGACGTGAAGTATAACTACCTGCTCAGCTCCGACTGGATGCTGACGGCCGACGTGCAGCACTTCGAGCAACTCGACCTGCCACGCAGCGACCGGTTCCCGCCCTTCGTCTTGGGTCCACCGGCAAACACGCCGCGCCCCACCTGGTTCAACCCGCAGCAGCGCGATATGGCTTATCTGCGACTGCAAGGCGTGGCATACAGTGGGCTTTTCGATGCCGCGTCATCGACCGTGTCGTACCAGCGCAACAAGGAGGCCGTGACCGAGATTCGCAGTGCCACGCGCACCGATCAGGGCGAGTTCGACGTGAATACGTTCGGCTACGACCTGGTCTTCGCCAAGGATCTCGAAAGCTTCGGCTCGCTGACCTACGGCTGCGACATCTACTACGACCACATCGATTCGTTCCGCAATCAGATCAACCCACAAACGGGCGTTTCGGTCCCTTCGACGCCCCAGTTCCCCGACGGCAGCACGTACGATCGCATGGGGACGTTCCTCAGTTGGCGCGTGCCGCTGGTCGATCGTCTCGACGCGGTGACGGGCGTGCGCTACGAAAATGCCAACGCCCAGGCGGTGCCCACCGTGAACAACGTCCGCGTGCCCTTCAAACGCAACTACCGCGACTGGATTACCAGCGCCGGTTTGATCTACTCGGCGACCGACAACTTGAACATCGTGGGGAACGTCTCGGAAGGCTACCGTGCCCCGAACCTCGACGACCTGACGGCCGACAACACCGTGCTGCAGAATGGCACGGACCTGCCGAGTCTCGACGTCGATCCGGAGCATCCGATCAACTACGAAATCGGCTTCAAGGTCGATACGCCCCGTCTGCGGATGCAGGTCTTCCAGTTCTGGACCGATCTGCGCAATCAGATCTTGCGACAGGCGGTTGATGCCAACGGCAACCCCGTGCCCGACGTCATCGTCAACGGCGTTCGCGTGCCGGGCAGCTCGAACTTCGTCCGGGCGAACTTCGACTGCTACATGTACGGCACCGAACTGGCCGGCGAGTATCTGCTCGAAGACGGCTGGAGCCTGTACGGCAACTACTGGTACACGTACGGCCTCGACCGCTCGCGCAGCGAACCGCTGAGCCGCGTCCCGCCGATGCAAGGCATCGTCGGTTTCCGCTGGCGCGACGAGTACGACCGCAACTGGTTCGACATCTTCACCTGGCTCGTCGATCGCCAGGATCGATACGCGGCGCAGAACAATGTCGATTCGCGCTTCATTGCCGGTGGAACTCCGGGTTACGCCACGCTCAACATGCGCGTCGGCAAGAACTTTGGGGAATGCCTCAACCATCGCGTGAGCATGTCGCTGGAGAATATCACCGACAAGGCATATCGCGTGCTGGGCTCGGGAGTCGACGGGCCGGGCATCAACGCCGTGTTCGGCTACGAGTATCTGCACTAG
- a CDS encoding Nramp family divalent metal transporter, whose translation MFAPGLLVAATGVGAGDLITNSIVGSTVGVGVLWGAVLGAVMKWSAAEGIARWQMATGTTLLEGWNDRLGAWVRWCFLAYFVIWCLSVGSALVNGCGIAGAAILPVGDAQTSKVVWGVAHSLVGLALVWFGGFKSFERAMSALVGVMFVSVLLTALFCRPDWSAVAEGLFVPSMPTAGRHHLLAVLGGVGGTVTLLSYGYWIAEIGRHGQQGLRTSRIDLAAGYLLTAFFGVAMIVIGSRIQMEEGDGFAELATRLAEQLELVLGPAGRWIFLFGFWGAVFTSLLGVWQSAPYLFADWRSLARGDDAATRARLDLAQTRDYRLWLVAMAIVPLFSLGLSVKMVQYVYAVLGGLFIPLVALTLLLLNNRGDWVGREFKNGWFINALLVATLAFFAYVGIVELLEQLTA comes from the coding sequence ATGTTTGCCCCCGGATTGCTCGTGGCCGCCACGGGGGTCGGAGCGGGCGATCTCATCACAAATAGCATCGTTGGCTCGACGGTCGGTGTCGGCGTGCTCTGGGGGGCGGTGCTGGGCGCCGTCATGAAGTGGTCGGCCGCCGAAGGGATCGCGCGGTGGCAGATGGCCACGGGCACGACCCTGCTCGAAGGCTGGAACGACCGCCTGGGCGCCTGGGTGCGATGGTGCTTCCTAGCCTACTTCGTGATTTGGTGCCTCAGCGTCGGGTCGGCCTTGGTCAATGGCTGTGGCATCGCCGGAGCCGCGATCCTGCCCGTCGGCGACGCACAAACCTCGAAGGTCGTCTGGGGCGTCGCCCATTCGCTCGTGGGTCTGGCGCTGGTCTGGTTCGGCGGCTTCAAGAGCTTCGAGCGCGCGATGTCGGCGCTGGTGGGAGTGATGTTCGTTTCCGTCTTGTTGACGGCGCTCTTCTGTCGACCCGATTGGTCGGCCGTCGCCGAGGGGCTCTTCGTTCCCTCCATGCCCACGGCGGGACGCCACCATCTACTGGCTGTGCTCGGAGGCGTGGGAGGCACGGTGACGCTGCTGTCGTACGGCTACTGGATTGCCGAGATCGGGCGCCACGGACAGCAAGGGCTGCGCACCTCGCGAATCGACCTGGCCGCTGGTTACTTGCTGACCGCGTTCTTCGGCGTGGCCATGATTGTTATCGGCTCGCGCATCCAAATGGAGGAAGGAGACGGCTTTGCCGAATTAGCCACGCGACTGGCCGAACAACTCGAGCTGGTGCTGGGGCCGGCCGGACGATGGATCTTCCTGTTCGGTTTCTGGGGGGCCGTCTTTACCAGTCTGCTCGGCGTGTGGCAGAGCGCGCCGTACCTGTTCGCCGACTGGCGTTCGCTGGCGCGGGGAGATGACGCCGCGACCCGCGCGCGGCTCGATCTTGCCCAGACGCGCGACTATCGCCTGTGGTTGGTCGCGATGGCGATCGTTCCCCTCTTCTCGTTGGGCCTTTCGGTGAAGATGGTGCAATATGTGTACGCGGTGCTCGGCGGGCTCTTTATCCCGCTGGTCGCGCTGACGCTGCTGTTGCTGAACAACCGCGGCGACTGGGTCGGTCGCGAGTTCAAGAATGGCTGGTTCATCAATGCCCTGCTCGTGGCCACGCTCGCCTTCTTTGCATACGTTGGAATCGTCGAATTGCTCGAACAACTGACCGCCTGA
- a CDS encoding type II secretion system protein, which yields MTSRRARNGRRAGFTMIEMMTIIVILGALASVVVPVFQDSSEDAKDATLMYNVKHIRLQIERYRAEHKGNPPGTDGWHPFLHLLFYTNANGEISLSQNSRYPYGPYVTVQGLTNPFNEGIAFLPSNDPASASPNEELEADGAIVGWFYDAATGRIAPNVEGTTSNGTPRVQL from the coding sequence ATGACATCCAGGCGGGCCCGCAATGGCCGACGTGCCGGCTTTACGATGATCGAAATGATGACGATCATCGTCATCCTCGGGGCATTGGCGTCGGTCGTGGTGCCGGTCTTCCAGGACTCGTCGGAAGACGCGAAAGACGCCACGCTGATGTACAACGTCAAGCACATCCGCTTGCAGATCGAGCGTTACCGCGCCGAACACAAGGGCAATCCGCCGGGCACCGACGGCTGGCATCCCTTTCTACATCTGCTCTTCTACACGAATGCCAACGGCGAGATCTCGCTCAGCCAGAATTCTCGCTATCCCTATGGACCGTATGTCACCGTCCAAGGGTTGACGAATCCCTTTAACGAAGGGATCGCTTTCCTGCCGTCGAACGATCCGGCGTCCGCCTCGCCGAACGAGGAGCTCGAGGCCGACGGTGCGATCGTCGGCTGGTTCTACGACGCCGCCACGGGCCGGATCGCGCCCAATGTCGAAGGCACCACCAGCAACGGCACGCCGCGCGTGCAGCTCTGA
- a CDS encoding SMP-30/gluconolactonase/LRE family protein: protein MTLFHELPLPPGLASASLGEATSLAFTEGPAVGADGSVYFSDIENNCIYKLAPDGVRTVFRQPSGRTNGQWFDPQGRLLHCEGSERGPGGGRRVTRTNLQTSAYEVLTETYDGKRYNSPNDICTDAEGRIFFTDPRYGDRTDMELDVEGVYRIDLDGEVTRILGNEEVDRPNGLAVTQDGRLLYVVDSCPLPGRHRKIWAFDLDAQGNPGPGREVFDFSPGRGGDGMRLDVEGNLYIAAGIMAPRGPHETAAVPPGVYVISPEGMPLGMIPVLEDRVTNLAFGGPDGRTLYITAGKTLFTTRVPTPGQVSFPRWTT from the coding sequence ATGACCTTGTTTCACGAACTGCCGCTGCCCCCCGGCCTCGCGAGCGCGTCGCTCGGCGAAGCTACGTCGCTCGCCTTTACCGAAGGTCCCGCCGTTGGGGCGGATGGGAGCGTCTACTTTTCCGACATCGAAAACAATTGCATTTACAAGCTGGCGCCCGATGGCGTTCGCACAGTGTTTCGCCAGCCCAGCGGACGGACGAACGGCCAGTGGTTCGATCCGCAAGGACGGTTGCTGCACTGCGAAGGATCGGAACGTGGACCGGGAGGTGGCCGGCGCGTGACGCGGACGAATCTGCAGACCAGCGCCTACGAAGTCCTGACCGAGACCTACGACGGCAAGCGTTACAACTCGCCGAACGATATCTGCACCGATGCGGAAGGGCGTATTTTCTTTACCGACCCGCGCTACGGCGATCGCACGGACATGGAGCTCGACGTCGAAGGGGTTTATCGCATCGATCTCGACGGCGAGGTGACGCGCATTCTCGGAAATGAGGAAGTCGATCGTCCGAACGGACTGGCGGTGACGCAGGACGGCCGGCTGCTCTACGTGGTCGACAGTTGCCCGCTGCCCGGTCGCCATCGAAAGATCTGGGCCTTCGATCTCGACGCCCAGGGCAATCCGGGACCGGGCCGCGAGGTGTTCGATTTCTCACCCGGTCGTGGTGGCGACGGCATGCGACTGGACGTCGAGGGCAACCTCTATATCGCGGCCGGCATTATGGCGCCGCGTGGCCCGCACGAAACGGCCGCGGTTCCGCCGGGCGTGTACGTCATCTCGCCGGAGGGCATGCCGCTGGGGATGATTCCCGTGCTCGAAGATCGCGTGACGAATCTCGCCTTTGGCGGTCCCGATGGCCGCACGCTGTACATCACGGCCGGAAAGACGCTGTTCACCACGCGGGTGCCGACGCCGGGCCAGGTTTCGTTTCCGCGCTGGACCACGTAA